The genome window ACCCTGTCCATTACAGTCTCTGGATGAAGCTATGACCAACTCAGGAAATGGCTCTGACCCACGgacattttcttcttaataataaTGGCTACTATTCCTAAGCTCAGCACTACAGAGATGGGTTCGTCTCACTGCTACAACATTATCAGGTGGGTAGTATTGATATTTGCCTTTTACGGAAGAGTCAACCAAGGCCTAGGAAAGTCAGAAAATTTGTccacagagtcaggatttgaacctagccTGGGGACTTCAGCCCCTGGGTGCCAATCAGCTTTGGGACCAAGGTATGCTCTCTCACTGCCCCTTCACTGCCACCttcagggagggagcagggatcCCGCTCTTGGCTCGTTTCCTCTGGCAATGATTTACTACTGGTGTAAACCAACCAGGGACCACCTGGCCTGACAGCTGAAGAGGCTGCCACTCAGGTGACTGCAGAAGGGTCCTGCCTGAAGGTGAAGACAGTGAGCCTGGCTGGGGTGCGATCTCCTGAGCCAAGTGTCCCCAGATGATCCGTCTCATCCACAAGGGCTCACTGGCTTCTCTGGGTGCTGCTGGGGAACGGTGATGGCCCAAAGGAGCAGGATAAGCCCTGGACTTGGAGGCAGGGACCCGGGTTCcgctcctggctctgccactaatcAGTCACCCGGCCTGAGGAAAGACATCCCTTCTCTCCGGATCTGCGAACCAGGAGGACTTCTAGGCCTTACATCCTCCAAGTGTCTCAACTTCTCAAATAAAAAGCTCAGGGTGAAAAATGGCATCCAggagcattaaaaataaattcttgttttcAGTGGCAAAGGCTTGAGCTCCATCTCGTCACTCCACAGGCCTCCTAACGCTGGTATTTTTATTCCCCTCAAAATAACCTTTTCAAAAGGCATCTGCAAACTACTGCATTGGCCTTTCTGTGGAGAGGACGCTTTCATGCTCTGCAGGGAGTCGCCATTAGCATGCATTACAGCAGATTCTAGACAGACCCCTGGGAAAACTGAATGCCACAGGAGGGAAGCACAGAGCAAGTGTCTAATTGAGGGACACCGGGCATTCCGagaccccacgccctcacagagACCCTTGGCCCAGGGAGGGTCTGTGACTCACCGGGCAACTCTATAACTTTTTGATTATCACTGATGTGAATCAAAAGGAGACCTTCCTGGGTCCACTTGGATACTTTGGCCaagaaccaagaagaaaaaagatgacttttaaaaatgcctaATTTGTGTTATATGATTCAGGTCTAAATCCATCGgagctagggctgctgtaacaaattaccacaaacatggTGGCTTCAAATATTCgaatctctcacagttctggaggcctgaaatcaaggtgctggaagggccacgctccctccaaaggctctaggagagaatccttccttgcatCTTCCAGCTCCTGCAGGtccctggcattccttggcttatggcagcatcactccaatctctgcttctgtcttcacatggcttctACCCTTTGCATCTCTCTGTGTATgaacctccctctcctttctcttataaagacaccagtcattggatttagggctccccctaaatccaggatgataaCATTTCCAGATCCTTACCTAATTAAATTCACAAACTCCCTACCTCCaattaaggtcacattctgaggttctgggtggacctGAATTTGGTGAGGGGTAGGGCTGGGGAATGCTCAGACCAACTCAGTACGAGTGTCCTGGCGGTTCAGCAAGCCTCACATGGGTTCAGGCCTGGCCAGGGGGGTAGCACTCATGTTTTCTACCTGACATCCTGATCTAGCCCAAGCGATCAGCTTTACAGATGatggaactgaggcccagagaatagAAGTGTCTTGACCAGTGGCATACAACTAGGTAATgccacaggaggcaagaataaagaaagaagagggtgTAGAGGTGGCTAAGGAGGTGCGGtggcagtggggtgggaggggatgagGATGTAATTACTGTTTTACTTGTGGGAAAACAAGAACGGCAGCTTTGCATTTGCAACCATTGTCCAAAGAAGGtctagatggggaaaaaaatgataactAGCTTATTAGAGACACAATTTAGGAGACTTTGAAGAATTAGTACCACTCTGAGGATCAGTGTGCAGGGGACTGTTTGCCTCTTTTTTCTGGCCCAAGGAATGAGAGCTCCTCTCACTGGGCAAAAGCCTTTCCAGACTGGTCCCTGAAACATCATGCGTACAGATGCCTGCTGGTTGCCATGGTGAATGATACTGATCTGAAGAAATGAATAATGTGAGCGTTGGGGGCGACAGTGGAATTACTCACACAGTGGTGAGAGAGACATCAAGTAGAGCccagagcagaggagggagaaggcaACATCCTTCAGCTTTGGTCCACTCTGCCTCTGAGGGCTGCGTTCTAACCGGATCCACTGTGAGCATCAGGTAAGGGACACAAATGGCTCTTCTTGGAAATGGAAATGGCTTTTCCTTTCACACTGCTTGGAGGAGGGCCAGGCAATGGTAATACGAACAGCTAAAAATAGGGGGGatttaaaaacagaagcagtggaagaaaaataaataatgggagACATTTAGTCGTAAAAGCTGTGAATGCTGCATCTTGACAGAAAGCTCTTCAAAATGTCTGCTGTAGAAAACTCAGTCTGCAAAGACAGACAGCACAGATGTGAGGCAAACAGAAGAGATTCATGACAAGAAACAGCATTCCTGATCACTCCTGATGGGTTTATGAGGGCTATTGCCTCTGTATCGTAAGTAATGAATTAAGCTCTTTTCATTGTGGTCCCTATTTATACGGGTGTGGCGGGGTGGACGGGTGTGTATGAGAAGGAGACCCATGGAGGGAGCGCAGATACTCAGTGTCTCTGCAAAGACTCTCGCTGGAGGGATCTGAGCACACCTGCCTTGTCCCTTTCATCCCCCATTTTTCTGGGAGAAAATTTCCAGCCAAACGGAAAGGAACTCCCCTTCCTGAGCATTTTAGTTCATTGTCATccatagagaagaaaaacaaggcCTGAAAAATCATTCACTGCTGGGCATCTTCCTGTAGCTCACTTCCTCTAGGAGCACGGGCACGAACACAGGTGgttggagggaagcagggaggagagaaagcagcTCGTAATCGAAATCCGTGTGGCTTAATGTCCAATTCAGGTTAAAATCTGATCGACTGTTTTTTACTCTGTCATTGCAATCTGAAATGAAACCTTCTGCATTTCGTGTGAGAGAGGAGGGGCAGAGAACTGAGCTGGGTGAGATCTATCCGTGAACATACACAGGTTGACTATGGCTGTCTCTGAATTTTAGCTCAGGGGAAATTCAGTAGAGGAGAACAATATCTCTCAAACacatagaattaaaaagaaacgaaaaagcTTGAAGATGGCGCACTTTTAGCAAAGCGAGAGGGCTGGCAATCTGAAGAGGGCTCATTTCACGTGTCAGGAAAAACGGCAACCCAGTCTTGGTACCAGCACCTCATTTTGCAATAACCTTCTACGACTAAACCCGGCAGCCTTGTCTTTGTAAATCCAGTGGTTACGTGGCTTTGGGTCTTGTACCTGTTAGCTGATGGCTCCTCTCAGAttgctcatctgtagaatgggaatctAGTTCGGAGGGTGTGATGAACAAAGGATATTTACTCTTATATGTTGAGCTTCTAGTGACCTGTGACATAGCAACTGCTCGCTATTGCTGGTTATTACCATCATTAACAGTCACAGGACCAGCAGTTATCAAACAGCAGCAGTGATGCTTGGTATTCGGAGCTGATTATCTTGACCTGTGAAACTAATTTTCTGGGTAGTTCGGCTTTGAAAAAAGCTAACGAATGGACAAAACATGAGCAGAGACTTTGGGGAGAAATCAGCTCCTGCTGAGTGATGATGCAAATCTCCTCCGGCTACGGGCAACAGCACTTGGAAGCTAAAAACAGTGGCCAGAATGTTCTAGATGAATGAGCTCACAGCACTTGGGGCAGAAACAGGAGTTCCAGAGGGAAATTTTAGGTGAAACAACTGCCTGACCTGGAGGTCACAGGCCCGTGGGGACTCACGTGGGGACTCTGAGGCTGTGCTGCTTTGTCCTTTCactgccttttttccccttctttttttaaggtttggGAACAATGTTGTATTTAAAGAATCTGAGCCGCGGCAGGATGAGGCTGGGGGATGTGCGTGCATCTCTTTGGGGCCTGACGGCCCCCAGCTTTGGCATGAGACAGCCCTGATTTGAACTGTGGTTCTGCCGTTTCTCGGCGCTGCCTAGCTGAGCACTGTCACCTCTTGGCCTCCATCTCTTTGTCTGTAAATCGGGGTCAATATTAGTCCCCATCTCGAATGCTCAATGAATGGTGGCTATGACTATCATAAATAAACACTTAAATGAGGAGATGACACTCTTCACTTTGATTCTGGTTTCAGAATCGAGATGAACATCGAGGTTGGGAACGTTTCTTATACGGGAGCCATCATTTCCTGGTCGTCCTCGGAGCCCTGCCTGGAGGACTATTACCATATTATGTATAGGCCCAATTGGAACAGCATCTTCTCTGGCTATCTTCGCTACAGCTTCCACCACGAGGAGAAGGTGCCTCGAACAATCAGCTCTGTGGTGCTGGAACACCTCACCCCTTCCACTCTCTACTTCCTGTGCATCAGCTGCAAGAAGATCCTCTTCCCCTACAGGCACTACTGCACCATGTTCCACACCCTGGATAAGAGTCCACTGGCTGCGGGAAGTTCCCTGGTGGACCCCCAGATCTCCCTTTGggtgctgatggccattctgctgGCCTGCTTCACAGCAGTCTTAGCCTTCATCTGCCTCCAGTTCTGGTGTATCCGTTGCCATGAGCCTCGATGGTCCTACAGAGCCGGCCTCATGGAGGAAGCCAATGGCCTGGTGAGATGGCCAGAGGAGGCCCCGGGTCTGGGTCAGGGGGAGGAAGACCTGCAGGGGCTCCCCCTGGTGGAAGTGCCACGCAAGAACTCCAGAGCTGACGCGGAACCAGAAGCCGCAGTCGAAGTGGCCAAACAGGATGCCCCCGACGTGGGTGCCCTGAAGAGGGAGGGCGGTGTTCATCCTGCCGCACTGCCTCATTTTGGGGAGtgagaggtggaggggaggcagCCCACATCAGGTAGCTTAAAGCCCTCCACGCAGCAGGTCTCTGGTAAAAACGCATCTGTAGACTACCCATTCGCCTCCCCTCAAATGTCAGAGCTCTGACACATGGACCACCTGGTTGGATGAATGCCCTTTGGCAAAGCTTCTCTAGCTGGAAAACATATAACCCCCTGGTGTGCAAAGGGAGTAACACGGCATCTCTTAGGAGTGTCCATTTAGGGTAGGGTGTCTCAGGAATTAAAAGcattatttcaatattaaaacaaacatgaaTATATTATGGTATAGAAAGTGAAATCTGCATGacttaaataaaatgcaaaacttcCAGGAAATTTTTGAGTTGAAGATGGGCTCTTGAGTTATGCTTTCAGTCAGCTGAGGCAAACGTCCAGTCTCCTCTGCTGTTGAGGGGGATTATTTTGGAAAGATGTAAGAAGCCTTGCTCTAGAGTGTTTTCCACCTTTCAGCCAATCGCACACCATTTTGTACCCCATCTTCAcctttttttaaaccacagacTATCTTTACGATTATTAACAAtaccttttctttaaattgactcagtttttaaacttattttaaaacataggcTTATGCTACTCCCCAAATGAAAAACCAGCACCCTCCTGCTATAAATAGAAGGGAAGATACATAATAaatagaatgaaaacaaaacaatactaaATTTGACTTGGATACTATTGCCTACTAAGGACTCTGAGCTCAGGGCCTGCTCTCTCATCTCTGACCTAAAgggagattagggcttccctggtggcgcagtggttgcgagtccacctgctgatgcaggggatacgggttcatgccctggtccgggaggatcccacgtgccgtggagcggctgggcccgtgagccatggccgctgggcctgcgcatccggagcctgtgctccgcaacgggagaggccacaacagtgagaggcccgcgtaccgcaaacataAGACTTGCTCCTTGGTATAATCAGCAAGGTTTGAAAGAGTATTGCAAAGGGAGTTACTTTGTGAGTGACTGTTAATTCATGCCATGACTGTGACTGTCTACAGTGCTGTCTGTAAGGGTTCCCTGATTTGAGAGAGTTGCCTTGACCAGACTGGCTGCTCTGGAGAAGACACCTGGACTCTCTCAGCATCATCCTAAGACTTTCTAAGCCCCACATTCAGGCCCAAGTGAAGGGCACTCATCTTGGTTCCTCACACTTCCCAACCTAGGGCTCCCGGCCTAGAGAAGCACCTTTTCTAACCATGCTATATTTATCCAGTCACTTCTTCTTCTAAGTCCCTCTGTGCTTACTTTGTGAAAATGGGGTCAAAGGTGGCCATTTTTCatgcatcacacacacaaaaatcttgGCTTTTTTGCCGTTGTTGAGCTATTGCACCCTTTCTGTAGCGTTCTCCCACACAAACCCGCAGGGTAAGAAACGATCTCCTACATATGTCATGGTGATGGTAAGACTTTGTGAAGGGTGTCCCCCAGTGCCCACCCCGGGTgtggaaatggagctggaggaggggggagaTGCGTCTGTTTCAACCTCTGCTAAATCCCCAGCATGGAGAACCTGCCCAGCACCTGGCCTACAGTGGCGGCTTAAGGAATGTCTGTTTAACGAATGGCAAAGGACTGAAAGTTCAGAACAggcaccacctgggaagctttgTTAGTGTCAGGACTGGCACTGTGAACAAAGCAGCAAAGAGACAGGAGGAGACCCCTCAGCGCTAACTCCGGCCATCTGGGATTTCCTTCAAAGCTCCACCTTCCCAACTGCTTCCTATCTGCAAATCCCTCATCTTCACGGAGCACAAAATCCCAGAATCGCAGGATGATACCACAATGAATCAACCGAGAACAGGAGGCGATGGGACGCCGAGACAAG of Delphinus delphis chromosome 3, mDelDel1.2, whole genome shotgun sequence contains these proteins:
- the FNDC9 gene encoding fibronectin type III domain-containing protein 9; protein product: MNIEVGNVSYTGAIISWSSSEPCLEDYYHIMYRPNWNSIFSGYLRYSFHHEEKVPRTISSVVLEHLTPSTLYFLCISCKKILFPYRHYCTMFHTLDKSPLAAGSSLVDPQISLWVLMAILLACFTAVLAFICLQFWCIRCHEPRWSYRAGLMEEANGLVRWPEEAPGLGQGEEDLQGLPLVEVPRKNSRADAEPEAAVEVAKQDAPDVGALKREGGVHPAALPHFGE